The proteins below come from a single Methanothermobacter sp. genomic window:
- a CDS encoding methanogen output domain 1-containing protein, with product MEDESIVAMDIKHRAEGLGYRVVGMAASGEEAIKLAREEKPDLVLMDIVLKGEMDGIEAAEVIREEMNIPVVYLTAYSDEKTLSRAKLTGPFGYIIKPFEDRELHSAIEVALYKHRMDSKLRESEERYRALLETSPDPIILLDSDSRILFANRTVEELTGLNRKKLRGKKLSILERRGLISRDVLEKILDLMNHDHKTFEIEFVDVKGRKHHFEIHSTTIETTTEKNLLQIIGHDITGRVEAEKRREELIRERSKAQLYGFVVSAVPVFASSIPPQLRNAIIKNFADRFEKNLKPNFQRMMEKLGVVEDIRSGRAPERVFNAYIKWLSGFLGNLGIETGLRKEKSRYVLEFKTFPWINEARQNPIFSLIFRAMLMRSFTWTGIKGSVIQTSTLRSRDENLTFEFHMV from the coding sequence GTGGAAGATGAGAGTATAGTGGCTATGGACATCAAACACAGGGCCGAGGGCCTCGGCTACCGCGTGGTTGGCATGGCAGCCTCAGGTGAGGAGGCAATAAAACTTGCCCGTGAGGAGAAACCTGACCTTGTACTCATGGATATAGTGCTCAAGGGTGAAATGGACGGTATAGAGGCGGCAGAGGTCATAAGAGAGGAGATGAATATACCCGTTGTTTACCTCACAGCATACTCTGATGAGAAGACCCTCAGCCGTGCGAAGCTCACAGGGCCCTTCGGGTATATAATAAAACCCTTTGAGGATCGTGAGCTTCACAGTGCAATCGAGGTGGCCCTCTATAAACACAGGATGGACAGTAAACTCCGCGAAAGTGAGGAACGCTACAGGGCACTCCTTGAGACATCACCCGATCCCATAATCCTCCTGGACTCTGACTCAAGGATACTCTTTGCAAACAGAACCGTTGAGGAGTTGACAGGGCTTAACAGGAAGAAGTTGAGGGGTAAGAAACTCTCCATCCTCGAAAGGAGGGGCCTAATATCAAGGGATGTCCTTGAGAAGATCCTTGACCTCATGAACCATGATCATAAAACCTTTGAAATCGAATTTGTTGATGTGAAGGGTAGAAAGCACCACTTTGAGATACACTCCACCACAATTGAGACAACAACCGAGAAGAACCTCCTCCAGATAATAGGGCATGACATAACAGGGAGGGTTGAGGCCGAGAAGAGGAGGGAGGAACTTATCCGTGAGAGGTCAAAGGCCCAGCTTTATGGATTCGTTGTTTCGGCTGTGCCAGTCTTTGCATCATCAATTCCTCCACAGCTCAGAAATGCCATCATAAAGAACTTTGCGGACAGGTTTGAGAAGAACCTCAAACCCAACTTCCAGAGGATGATGGAGAAGCTGGGGGTTGTTGAGGATATCAGGTCAGGTAGGGCGCCCGAGAGGGTTTTCAATGCATACATAAAGTGGCTTTCAGGGTTTCTCGGGAACCTTGGAATTGAGACCGGGCTCCGAAAGGAGAAGTCACGGTATGTACTTGAATTTAAGACGTTTCCCTGGATCAATGAGGCACGTCAGAATCCCATCTTTTCACTCATATTCAGGGCCATGCTGATGAGGAGTTTCACCTGGACAGGTATCAAGGGAAGCGTCATACAGACCTCAACACTGAGGAGCAGGGACGAGAACCTCACATTCGAATTCCATATGGTATAG
- a CDS encoding ATPase domain-containing protein: MDAIPRLGTGVKGLDDIIGGYPEGRSILVTGDAGAGKTIMALQFAIESARNGLKTVYVTTEEDETDLRIQCASLGWDIDELMESGTLKIIGLSAIRARLTEAEINIGIESVKGNLQKILAEIPEDTEVLVIDSIGSHTEKLTTHEFRDQFDLLIYELKKRGITALIILDSATSMEFNEIALYAVYGAIKLIKRENPYTGRRERVMDIIKMRSTRTPIEFVPYIISDNGLEVIENPEE, translated from the coding sequence ATGGATGCTATACCTAGGTTAGGTACGGGGGTTAAGGGATTGGACGATATAATAGGGGGATACCCGGAGGGGAGGAGTATTCTTGTAACAGGTGACGCCGGGGCTGGTAAAACCATCATGGCACTTCAATTTGCCATTGAGAGTGCCAGGAATGGACTTAAAACAGTCTATGTTACAACAGAGGAAGACGAGACTGACCTGAGGATCCAGTGCGCCTCCCTTGGGTGGGATATAGATGAACTGATGGAATCAGGTACCCTGAAGATCATAGGACTCTCTGCAATAAGGGCAAGGCTCACAGAGGCGGAGATAAACATAGGCATTGAATCCGTCAAGGGAAACCTTCAGAAGATACTGGCCGAGATCCCGGAGGATACTGAGGTGCTTGTGATAGACAGTATAGGTAGCCATACAGAGAAACTAACAACACATGAGTTCCGGGACCAGTTTGACCTCCTCATCTACGAACTAAAGAAGAGGGGTATAACTGCATTGATAATCCTTGACAGCGCCACCTCAATGGAGTTCAATGAGATAGCCCTCTACGCGGTATACGGCGCCATAAAGCTGATAAAGAGGGAGAACCCCTACACAGGTAGAAGGGAGAGGGTTATGGATATTATAAAGATGAGGAGCACAAGGACACCAATTGAATTTGTACCTTACATCATATCAGATAATGGCCTTGAGGTTATTGAGAATCCTGAGGAGTGA
- a CDS encoding M42 family metallopeptidase gives MKELMKRLSLASGVSGFEGEVRDIISSELEGHVDRIEEDRLGNIIATKGGSGPSVMLAAHMDEIGLMVRHIDKKGFIRFSKIGGINDQMILNQAVWIHGKNGAVMGVIGSKPPHRMKAAERKKVTTHDNMFIDIGAESRENAEEFVSVGDPITFHASYSELPNSRFTGKALDNRIGCLVMIEVLKRVDADATVYGVGTVQEEVGLKGAKTSAFKLNPDMALALDVTIAGDHPGMKEEEAPAKLDGGPAVILTDASGRGIITHPRVKDWLLETAGEEDIPVQIEVSEGGTTDATAIHLTREGIPAGVVSVPTRYIHTTVSMASMKDIRMTVDLLVKAIERL, from the coding sequence ATGAAGGAACTCATGAAGCGTCTCTCACTTGCCAGTGGAGTCTCTGGATTTGAGGGAGAGGTAAGGGATATCATATCATCTGAACTTGAAGGTCATGTCGATAGGATAGAGGAGGACAGGCTTGGTAACATCATCGCAACCAAGGGCGGGTCCGGCCCATCGGTCATGCTCGCAGCCCATATGGATGAAATAGGCCTCATGGTGAGGCACATCGATAAGAAGGGCTTCATAAGGTTTTCAAAGATAGGGGGAATCAATGATCAGATGATACTCAACCAGGCCGTCTGGATCCACGGGAAGAATGGCGCTGTTATGGGTGTCATTGGATCCAAGCCCCCACACCGGATGAAAGCCGCTGAGAGGAAGAAGGTTACAACCCATGATAACATGTTCATCGATATAGGGGCAGAGTCCCGTGAGAATGCAGAGGAATTTGTCTCTGTGGGGGATCCCATCACATTCCATGCATCCTACAGTGAACTTCCCAATTCCAGATTCACAGGGAAGGCCCTTGACAACCGTATAGGGTGCCTTGTAATGATTGAGGTCCTTAAAAGGGTCGATGCTGATGCAACAGTTTACGGTGTTGGAACGGTCCAGGAGGAGGTGGGGCTGAAGGGTGCCAAGACCTCAGCTTTCAAGCTCAACCCTGACATGGCCCTTGCCCTGGATGTTACAATAGCCGGGGATCACCCTGGTATGAAGGAGGAGGAGGCACCAGCGAAGCTTGACGGTGGCCCTGCCGTCATACTCACAGATGCGAGTGGGAGGGGTATAATAACCCATCCAAGGGTTAAGGACTGGCTCCTTGAGACGGCAGGGGAGGAGGATATACCGGTGCAGATAGAGGTGAGTGAGGGGGGAACCACCGATGCAACAGCCATTCACCTCACAAGGGAGGGTATACCTGCAGGTGTGGTCTCTGTACCCACAAGGTACATCCACACAACGGTGAGCATGGCAAGTATGAAGGACATCAGGATGACCGTTGACCTTCTTGTTAAGGCAATTGAAAGGCTGTAA
- a CDS encoding 4-phosphopantoate--beta-alanine ligase, whose translation MISRDHPRYHSLMQREKITDAWRRGILADSGMIAHGRGEAFDYLLGEETTEPARKAIKAAAAALILAENPVISVNGNTAALVPAEVVELAGEIGGKIEINLFHRTEKRVKLIEAVLREHGASEILGTGKLIHIDGIMSPRATASPEGIYSADTVLVPLEDGDRTEILRKSGKTVITVDLNPLSRTSRMASISITDNIVRALPNLIDAVRELRDAPREKLEEILREFDNTENLKETIKLLDIRRYNPEIEFH comes from the coding sequence ATGATTTCAAGGGACCATCCACGCTACCATTCACTTATGCAGAGAGAGAAAATAACAGATGCCTGGCGAAGGGGCATACTTGCAGACTCAGGAATGATCGCCCATGGAAGGGGTGAGGCCTTTGACTACCTGCTGGGTGAAGAGACAACAGAACCTGCCAGAAAGGCCATAAAAGCGGCAGCAGCAGCTCTTATCCTTGCAGAGAACCCAGTGATTTCAGTTAACGGGAACACCGCAGCACTTGTCCCTGCAGAGGTTGTGGAACTTGCAGGGGAGATTGGAGGGAAAATAGAGATAAACCTCTTCCACAGGACAGAGAAGAGGGTGAAACTCATAGAGGCGGTCCTGAGGGAACATGGGGCATCAGAGATCCTTGGAACAGGCAAACTCATTCACATAGATGGTATAATGAGCCCAAGGGCAACAGCAAGCCCTGAAGGTATATACAGCGCCGATACAGTCCTTGTACCCCTTGAGGATGGTGATAGAACCGAGATACTGAGAAAATCCGGAAAAACTGTTATAACCGTGGACCTCAACCCCCTATCACGTACATCAAGAATGGCCAGTATAAGCATAACAGATAACATTGTGAGGGCTTTACCGAACCTGATAGATGCCGTAAGGGAACTCAGGGATGCCCCAAGGGAGAAACTTGAGGAGATCCTCAGGGAATTTGACAACACAGAAAACCTGAAGGAAACCATAAAATTGCTTGATATAAGGCGTTACAATCCAGAGATTGAGTTCCACTAA
- a CDS encoding AAA family ATPase has product MVVIGVSGMPGAGKGVVSRVAESMGFQVIRMGDVIRDEARKRGEEPGVTAVRLREEYGEYVVAEKCVERIQKAKSERFLIEGIRSPHEVEIFRKKFPGFRVISVFSTRKTRFRRLKKRRREDDSSSYSEFIERDERELGFGIGNVIATSDYMIVNEGPIWKIKNQAKKILRKLCEEGR; this is encoded by the coding sequence ATGGTGGTTATTGGAGTTTCAGGGATGCCAGGAGCAGGGAAGGGTGTTGTATCAAGGGTCGCCGAGTCCATGGGATTCCAGGTTATAAGGATGGGTGACGTTATAAGGGATGAAGCCAGAAAACGAGGTGAAGAGCCAGGGGTGACAGCTGTCCGCCTCAGGGAGGAATACGGTGAATACGTCGTTGCCGAGAAGTGTGTTGAAAGGATACAGAAGGCAAAATCCGAAAGGTTCCTTATAGAGGGGATAAGAAGCCCCCACGAGGTTGAAATATTCAGGAAGAAGTTCCCTGGATTCAGGGTGATATCTGTATTCTCAACGCGAAAGACAAGATTCAGACGCCTCAAAAAGCGTAGAAGAGAGGATGATTCATCAAGTTACAGTGAATTCATTGAAAGGGATGAAAGGGAACTTGGATTCGGAATAGGGAATGTAATAGCTACCTCAGATTACATGATAGTCAATGAGGGCCCCATCTGGAAGATAAAAAACCAGGCAAAAAAGATACTCAGAAAACTATGCGAGGAGGGGAGATGA
- a CDS encoding RNA-binding domain-containing protein, with amino-acid sequence MDTVRVEVPVRATEDPEKVREAVMNVFPDLEIESDGDFLKGEGSIESLSELREALERRKIRLTARGILIKNMRGKSTRLYINKQAALIGRVNVLEEPITPLGDIMVEIESDDIMGIIDWLAPDVSGETDESMD; translated from the coding sequence ATGGATACTGTGAGGGTTGAGGTTCCGGTGCGAGCAACAGAGGACCCTGAAAAGGTCAGGGAAGCCGTTATGAACGTATTTCCAGACCTTGAAATTGAGAGCGATGGAGATTTCCTGAAGGGCGAAGGCAGTATTGAGAGCCTCAGTGAACTCAGGGAGGCCCTTGAGAGGCGGAAGATACGGCTAACCGCGAGAGGAATCCTAATTAAGAACATGAGGGGCAAATCAACCCGTCTTTATATAAACAAGCAGGCGGCCCTCATAGGGCGTGTCAATGTTCTCGAGGAACCCATCACACCCCTTGGGGATATAATGGTAGAGATTGAGTCAGACGATATAATGGGGATCATTGACTGGCTTGCACCTGATGTATCCGGGGAAACGGATGAAAGTATGGATTAA
- a CDS encoding TIGR00289 family protein, whose translation MRSVVLYSGGKDSTMALYHALRESEVRFLVSMVSDNPESHMYHVPNIKLTSLLAEALEIPLIESRTRGVEEEEVEDLAETLSMLKERGVDAVYSGALYSEYQKSRIDTVCRRLGLKSVAPLWHRDPIDYMEEVVDLGFRVMITAVAAEGLDESWLGRIVDREMIAELADLSERYGINPAFEGGEAETLVLDGPIFKKRLEILEYEKKWFFDNGFLDIKRAVLVDKD comes from the coding sequence ATGAGGTCTGTGGTACTATATTCAGGGGGTAAGGACAGTACAATGGCCCTCTACCATGCACTAAGGGAGTCTGAGGTCCGATTTCTGGTTTCCATGGTATCAGATAACCCCGAGTCCCACATGTACCATGTGCCAAACATCAAACTCACATCCCTCCTTGCAGAGGCACTTGAAATACCCCTCATTGAATCCAGGACTAGAGGTGTTGAGGAGGAGGAGGTTGAGGACCTTGCAGAGACCCTTTCCATGTTGAAGGAGAGGGGTGTAGATGCGGTTTACTCGGGGGCACTATACTCTGAGTATCAGAAGTCAAGGATAGATACGGTCTGCAGGAGGCTTGGCCTTAAGTCGGTGGCACCACTCTGGCACAGGGACCCCATTGATTATATGGAGGAGGTTGTTGACCTTGGATTCAGGGTCATGATAACAGCGGTTGCAGCTGAGGGTCTGGATGAGTCATGGCTCGGGAGGATTGTTGATAGGGAGATGATAGCTGAACTCGCTGATCTCAGTGAGAGGTACGGTATAAACCCTGCCTTTGAGGGTGGAGAGGCCGAGACCCTCGTCCTTGATGGCCCAATATTTAAGAAGAGACTTGAGATACTTGAATATGAAAAGAAGTGGTTCTTTGATAACGGATTCCTGGATATAAAGAGGGCTGTGCTTGTTGATAAGGACTAG
- a CDS encoding DUF2101 family protein: MSFFSRLGSAVITLFTLIGTAIFGIIRLPAKIRSMTSNLRKGISDVDVDEVKRRIRDRAESIGERIPAQHDEEVQEILEEARNHDIKISQDDAPIIIKARRFDPAEKENAVLKLQLTASGFIVLSIIYVFNFISLLVFMPAALILLGLLLYILYRQIRVMYPGDFEAYRDFFFMYVGVGLVIIFVSGNSAITMAFPFVFFPALTTLLFAVLAVAVVFLIFRIRYVRDYTFGEVIETGENTSYVRVDYDIRSNVKPDVYIVENGGFDVKVGDTVKLAVEGSVMSMRGNRPVRITGVEGV, from the coding sequence ATGAGTTTTTTCTCAAGACTCGGCAGCGCAGTGATAACTCTATTCACACTCATCGGAACGGCAATCTTTGGAATCATAAGACTTCCAGCTAAGATAAGGAGCATGACATCCAATCTTCGGAAGGGAATCTCAGATGTTGATGTTGATGAAGTGAAAAGAAGGATCAGGGACAGGGCTGAGTCAATAGGGGAGCGTATACCAGCCCAGCATGATGAGGAGGTCCAGGAAATCCTCGAGGAGGCAAGGAACCATGACATCAAAATATCTCAGGACGACGCCCCAATAATCATCAAGGCGAGGCGCTTTGATCCAGCAGAGAAGGAAAATGCAGTCCTTAAACTTCAGTTAACAGCCTCTGGGTTCATCGTTCTCTCAATAATATACGTCTTCAATTTCATATCTCTCCTTGTATTCATGCCAGCTGCACTTATACTTCTGGGACTTCTCCTCTACATACTCTACCGCCAGATAAGGGTCATGTACCCAGGGGACTTTGAGGCCTACCGGGACTTCTTCTTCATGTACGTGGGTGTTGGACTCGTTATAATTTTTGTATCAGGTAACTCTGCCATCACAATGGCCTTCCCATTTGTATTTTTCCCGGCACTCACAACACTCCTCTTTGCTGTGCTGGCTGTGGCTGTGGTCTTCCTCATATTCAGAATAAGATATGTGCGGGACTACACCTTCGGCGAGGTTATAGAGACAGGTGAAAACACATCCTATGTCAGGGTTGACTATGATATAAGGAGCAACGTTAAACCAGACGTCTACATCGTCGAGAATGGGGGTTTTGATGTGAAGGTTGGGGATACAGTGAAGCTTGCAGTTGAGGGGTCCGTCATGAGCATGAGGGGTAACAGGCCTGTTAGGATAACCGGTGTGGAAGGGGTGTAA
- a CDS encoding class III signal peptide-containing protein gives MDSRGQVSLEYLLLILVVILVLGGVTIPLIGSSIEASTDVSRASDAKVAVQTLADAANIVYSNGPGAKRTVSFYLPVDGVLLFENNRVIFTVTYSNGTKSNITAQTLCNFTPEPTRQINKGWYRAVVYWPINSTNVRVANITRI, from the coding sequence ATGGATAGCAGGGGACAGGTTTCCCTGGAGTACCTCCTACTCATACTCGTGGTCATCCTTGTGCTGGGTGGTGTCACCATCCCCCTCATAGGGAGCTCAATAGAGGCGAGTACAGATGTATCCCGGGCATCGGATGCGAAAGTGGCTGTTCAGACTCTGGCTGATGCAGCAAACATTGTGTACTCCAATGGTCCAGGGGCAAAGAGGACTGTGAGCTTCTATTTACCAGTTGATGGTGTTCTTCTATTTGAAAATAACAGGGTAATATTCACTGTGACCTACAGCAACGGTACAAAATCAAATATAACTGCACAGACACTCTGCAATTTCACACCAGAGCCCACAAGGCAAATAAATAAGGGATGGTACAGAGCTGTGGTCTATTGGCCCATCAATTCAACTAACGTGAGGGTTGCCAACATAACCAGGATCTAG
- a CDS encoding A24 family peptidase C-terminal domain-containing protein has product MVMELIPVFIALIVCFYASYSDIKRGLIPNRLTFPVIGLGLAFNAMRAYTEADPWIFIYTVIFTAGIFALGYILWRMGAWAGGDVKLFTAITALLPFQPSIVGYTLGGVAFPVTAAYPFPLTLIINSILSLLPFLLVYVFFIIYTSRRDLMDEFMEPLKQYKTNMVLALVITSAVTLTFIVTDFLPFQIIVLSLILIYLLTMVISRLPNRVKAVIVSVIIVYSLYRNFELTVSGVVVLWVSITAIQLIRKLLTSITREALQDTMHVDELREGMILAHTLYRKGDEYYFDDTSFIDRFRTAARTGDVSTLTYRGEPVISAMAAGLREDEIQTLRDLVDEGKIRDEFRIRRGLPFAPAIFIGLVISLLVGDLAVILFRAFDLVF; this is encoded by the coding sequence ATGGTCATGGAACTGATCCCTGTTTTCATAGCACTTATAGTATGTTTCTATGCCTCATACAGTGATATAAAGAGGGGTTTAATACCCAACCGCCTCACGTTTCCTGTTATTGGCCTTGGTCTTGCCTTTAACGCCATGAGGGCCTACACCGAGGCGGACCCCTGGATATTCATATACACCGTCATCTTCACGGCGGGTATATTTGCCCTTGGCTACATCCTCTGGAGGATGGGTGCCTGGGCCGGTGGTGATGTCAAGTTATTCACAGCCATCACGGCTCTTCTACCATTCCAGCCATCCATTGTGGGTTACACCCTTGGAGGGGTGGCTTTTCCTGTAACAGCAGCTTATCCATTCCCTTTAACACTTATAATAAACAGCATACTGTCCCTATTGCCATTTCTCCTTGTATACGTCTTCTTCATAATCTACACATCGAGGAGGGACCTCATGGATGAGTTCATGGAGCCCCTGAAACAGTACAAGACGAACATGGTCCTTGCCCTTGTGATCACATCGGCGGTGACTCTTACGTTCATTGTAACGGATTTCCTCCCATTCCAGATAATAGTGCTCTCACTCATACTCATCTACCTCCTCACCATGGTCATATCACGCCTACCCAACAGGGTGAAGGCTGTGATAGTATCTGTGATAATTGTCTACTCCCTCTACAGGAACTTCGAGTTAACCGTGAGTGGCGTTGTTGTACTCTGGGTCTCAATAACCGCCATACAGCTTATAAGAAAGCTCCTGACATCCATCACAAGGGAGGCACTGCAGGATACCATGCACGTGGATGAACTCAGGGAGGGCATGATACTCGCCCACACACTCTACAGGAAGGGTGATGAGTACTACTTTGATGACACATCATTCATCGATAGATTCAGGACCGCCGCAAGGACGGGTGATGTATCCACGCTGACCTACAGGGGCGAACCTGTAATTTCTGCAATGGCCGCCGGCCTGAGGGAGGATGAGATCCAGACACTAAGGGACCTTGTAGATGAGGGAAAGATCCGTGATGAGTTCCGTATAAGGAGGGGTCTGCCCTTCGCCCCTGCAATATTCATAGGACTTGTGATATCACTCCTTGTGGGTGACCTTGCAGTCATACTCTTCCGGGCATTTGACCTGGTATTTTAG
- a CDS encoding STT3 domain-containing protein gives MRTLILMLVIFSAGFALRAGAVATVPGIYSESYSQPYMYDMDSYYNLRLASNLLEHGTLSEDGWDRYSYYPPGVPLDYPPLLAYLTLLVYMILSPLTGLTDLAFWLPTFIAPLAGVLVFALARSLDCDDLSSAAAGLLAVSVPFYFMRTVPGFYDTDMFNLVLPLAVVLSLQVSLKESSWRYAVLGGVLMALYSTAWNGWQILYILLAASMIFSFKLRRREPIILLLVSTALIEVLAPGSILSILFGAFRIPGGVSSAYPFPNPYANITELQRPDLADAVVALGPGLLLAGIAGFRGLIRYQRKSVLLPLLSLWTVTGAILMFWGIRFSEITALPILVTSALFLTDIRRNEIRVGFMDSPDPTFRKSLHVAVATMVILPSFLICIESYSALHPRVNDDLMAAADYIRENTPTGTVVICNWVHGHFFAFMAERPVNFDGRLAYIETLPRRGADYPLDPRVPGVYREYWQNRALATSDPVLSADILSMLASSGDDAYLEVLKNENDPAASAIILGDILGVKRGERADYLIERYGFHDGTAKKVESILNRKSDYVLVTYDRLIDKGYWILYYGSWNFTGKTEEPLYSTGTITSLEPLRSSDGLVYDSGSMKFNGVNVSRLYLVNGNSRIIEGDPDSDIVAFALLERNRTVVLQRKYEGSMFVRLVLLGDGGGVFRAVMRSGDVTVWEPIDEGKIK, from the coding sequence ATGAGAACACTCATTCTCATGCTTGTAATATTCTCTGCTGGATTTGCCCTGAGGGCCGGTGCGGTTGCCACAGTCCCAGGTATATACAGTGAAAGCTACAGCCAGCCATACATGTATGATATGGACTCCTACTACAACCTCAGGCTCGCATCCAACCTCCTTGAACATGGCACCCTCTCAGAGGATGGCTGGGACAGGTACTCATATTACCCCCCAGGTGTACCCCTCGATTACCCGCCACTTCTCGCCTACCTCACGCTCCTTGTTTACATGATCCTTTCACCATTAACAGGTTTAACTGACCTGGCATTCTGGCTTCCAACATTCATAGCCCCCCTTGCAGGTGTACTGGTATTCGCCCTTGCAAGGTCACTTGACTGTGATGACCTATCATCGGCGGCCGCGGGTCTTCTGGCGGTTTCTGTACCCTTCTACTTCATGAGGACTGTACCTGGATTCTATGACACAGACATGTTCAACCTCGTCCTTCCACTGGCCGTGGTACTCTCACTCCAGGTCTCTCTTAAGGAGAGTAGCTGGAGGTATGCAGTCCTCGGAGGGGTTCTCATGGCCCTATATTCAACTGCATGGAATGGCTGGCAGATACTTTATATTCTCCTTGCAGCCAGCATGATCTTCTCGTTTAAGTTAAGGCGCAGGGAGCCCATCATACTACTCCTGGTAAGCACGGCTCTCATTGAGGTCCTTGCACCTGGAAGTATCCTATCAATCCTTTTTGGGGCTTTCAGGATACCTGGAGGTGTGAGTTCCGCATACCCCTTCCCGAATCCATACGCCAACATAACGGAGTTACAGAGGCCTGACCTGGCAGATGCAGTGGTCGCCCTTGGACCAGGACTCCTCCTGGCGGGCATTGCCGGTTTCAGGGGCCTCATAAGGTATCAGAGGAAAAGTGTGCTGCTGCCTCTACTATCCCTATGGACAGTGACAGGGGCCATTTTAATGTTCTGGGGTATAAGGTTTTCTGAAATAACCGCACTTCCCATCCTTGTTACATCTGCACTTTTTCTCACTGACATCCGGCGGAATGAAATCAGAGTGGGATTCATGGATTCCCCTGATCCTACATTCAGAAAATCCCTCCATGTGGCTGTGGCTACCATGGTGATCCTTCCATCCTTCCTCATATGCATTGAGAGTTACAGTGCACTGCACCCGAGGGTTAATGATGACCTCATGGCCGCTGCAGATTACATAAGGGAGAATACACCAACTGGTACGGTGGTGATCTGTAACTGGGTCCACGGACACTTCTTTGCCTTCATGGCTGAGAGGCCTGTGAATTTTGATGGTAGACTTGCCTACATTGAAACCCTCCCCCGGAGGGGTGCTGATTATCCCCTTGATCCCAGGGTTCCAGGGGTTTACAGGGAGTACTGGCAGAACAGGGCGCTTGCAACATCAGACCCTGTGCTTTCAGCTGATATCCTCTCAATGCTTGCATCCTCTGGAGATGATGCCTACCTTGAGGTCCTGAAAAATGAAAATGACCCTGCAGCTTCAGCCATCATCCTGGGGGACATTCTGGGTGTTAAAAGGGGTGAACGTGCTGATTACCTCATTGAGAGGTATGGCTTCCATGATGGCACCGCAAAAAAGGTTGAATCCATACTCAACCGGAAATCAGATTATGTCCTCGTAACCTATGATCGCCTCATAGACAAGGGCTACTGGATACTCTACTATGGAAGCTGGAACTTCACCGGAAAAACAGAGGAACCACTCTACTCCACGGGTACCATCACCTCACTTGAACCACTGAGAAGTAGCGACGGTCTTGTATATGATAGTGGAAGTATGAAATTCAATGGGGTGAATGTTTCGAGGCTTTACCTTGTTAATGGGAACTCAAGGATTATTGAGGGTGACCCAGATTCAGATATCGTTGCATTCGCACTCCTTGAGAGAAACCGGACCGTGGTACTCCAGAGGAAGTATGAGGGGTCAATGTTTGTGAGGCTAGTGCTTCTGGGTGATGGTGGGGGTGTCTTCAGGGCTGTTATGAGGAGTGGGGACGTCACGGTATGGGAGCCCATTGATGAGGGAAAAATAAAGTAA